From a region of the Solanum stenotomum isolate F172 chromosome 2, ASM1918654v1, whole genome shotgun sequence genome:
- the LOC125857243 gene encoding kirola-like, with translation MGMKGKMIVSLEVKCGGHSVYDIFHTNTHHLPNISPSRIKHFEIHEGEIGKIDSIVSWKYYEDGKEMFAKTVIEAIDLQKKSITWKVIDGNLLELYNSFTVITSCEHWTTITLMYEKKTEDTPEPLALLDYFIGMTKDVECHLLKK, from the exons ATGGGTATGAAAGGCAAAATGATTGTTTCATTGGAGGTGAAGTGTGGAGGACACTCGGTTTATGATATTTTTCACACTAATACTCATCATCTACCCAACATAAGCCCTAGTAGGATCAAGCATTTTGAGATTCATGAAGGTGAAATCGGAAAAATTGATTCGATTGTTAGCTGGAAATATTATGAAG ATGGAAAAGAAATGTTCGCTAAGACTGTGATTGAAGCCATCGATCTTCAGAAGAAATCAATTACTTGGAAAGTGATTGACGGAAATCTTTTAGAGTTGTATAATTCCTTCACTGTTATTACATCTTGTGAACATTGGACTACAATTACACTTATGTACGAGAAGAAAACTGAAGATACTCCAGAACCCCTTGCTCTCTTGGATTATTTCATTGGTATGACCAAGGATGTTGAATGTCACCTTCTCAAGAAATAG
- the LOC125857262 gene encoding protein PELPK2-like: MAYYYNPSFFFFLFVTLFLTSDYVIQSDARHLLEITLPELPHLPEIPTLPKLEFPEIPKPELPTLPKPELPKIPKPELRTLPKLAIPVIPKSELPTLPKLEIPQVPKKP, encoded by the coding sequence ATGGCTTATTACTACAacccatcttttttcttcttcttatttgtcACTTTGTTTTTAACAAGTGATTATGTTATTCAATCAGACGCTCGTCATCTTCTTGAAATAACTCTACCTGAACTGCCACATTTACCTGAAATCCCAACTTTGCCTAAGCTTGAATTCCCTGAAATTCCAAAACCTGAGCTACCAACTCTACCAAAGCCCGAACTGCCAAAAATCCCAAAGCCAGAGTTACGAACATTGCCAAAACTCGCGATACCTGTTATTCCTAAGTCTGAATTACCAACTTTGCCAAAGCTAGAAATACCTCAAGTACCTAAAAAGCCTTGA
- the LOC125857220 gene encoding protein C2-DOMAIN ABA-RELATED 7-like yields the protein MLGLVKIRVHKGINLPLKDAFHSDPYVVVTMGDQKVKTSCKKNNCNPVWDDELTLALKCPNVQIVLTVYDKDTFSKDDKIGEAKIDIKPYLKALEMSYHQDLPNGVKVDKVQQNRDNCLAKESCIIWENGKLIQDMTLILQNVECGEVKLQIEVIPKMLSEDAFYIA from the exons atgttGGGACTTGTTAAAATTAGGGTGCACAAAGGTATCAATTTACCACTTAAGGATGCATTTCATAGTGATCCTTATGTTGTTGTTACCATGGGTGATCAG AAAGTGAAGACTAGTTGTAAGAAGAACAACTGCAACCCTGTCTGGGATGATGAATTGACCCTTGCACTCAAATGTCCAAATGTCCAAATAGTTTTG ACTGTGTATGACAAAGATACATTTAGTAAAGATGACAAAATAGGTGAAGCAAAGATAGACATCAAACCATATCTTAAAGCATTGGAAATGAGCTATCATCAAGACCTTCCAAATGGTGTCAAAGTTGACAAAGTTCAGCAAAATAGAGACAATTGCTTAGCTAAGGAAAGTTGCATCATATGGGAAAATGGCAAATTGATCCAAGACATGACACTTATTTTGCAAAATGTGGAATGTGGTGAAGTAAAATTGCAAATTGAGGTGATTCCTAAAATGTTATCTGAGGATGCATTTTATATTGCATAA